One Pseudomonas abieticivorans genomic region harbors:
- a CDS encoding lysophospholipid acyltransferase family protein has protein sequence MSTLQAIRTFLFYLLLGTSALLWCSLSFFIAPFLSFPARYRFINVYWCRFALLLTRVMLDIKVEVTGAENIPERRCVIVSNHQSTWETFFLSAYFQPLSQVLKRELLYVPFFGWAMAMLRPIAIDRDNPKGALKQVASKGDQLLKDNVWVLIFPEGTRVPFGQIGKFTRSGSALAVNAELPVLPIAHNAGKYWPKEGWAKRSGTIQVVIGAPMYAEGTGPRAIAELNDRVAAWNEQTQRELGSLPPKPVADDQIAS, from the coding sequence ATGTCGACCCTGCAGGCGATCAGAACCTTTCTTTTTTACCTGCTGCTGGGTACCAGTGCATTGCTCTGGTGCTCGCTTAGCTTTTTTATCGCGCCATTTCTGTCGTTCCCGGCGCGCTATCGCTTTATCAACGTGTACTGGTGCCGGTTCGCCTTGCTGCTGACCCGGGTCATGCTCGACATCAAGGTTGAAGTCACGGGTGCGGAAAACATCCCGGAACGCCGCTGCGTGATCGTTTCCAACCACCAGAGCACCTGGGAAACGTTTTTCCTGTCCGCCTATTTTCAGCCCCTGAGCCAGGTGCTCAAGCGCGAGCTGTTGTATGTACCGTTTTTCGGCTGGGCCATGGCCATGCTGCGCCCTATCGCCATCGATCGCGATAACCCCAAGGGTGCGCTCAAGCAGGTCGCCAGCAAGGGCGATCAACTGCTCAAGGACAACGTCTGGGTACTGATTTTTCCGGAAGGTACCCGTGTACCCTTTGGCCAGATTGGCAAATTCACCCGCAGCGGCTCGGCCCTGGCGGTGAATGCCGAACTCCCGGTACTGCCGATCGCCCACAACGCGGGCAAGTATTGGCCCAAGGAAGGCTGGGCGAAACGCTCCGGCACCATTCAGGTGGTCATCGGTGCGCCGATGTATGCCGAGGGCACTGGCCCGCGCGCCATCGCCGAACTCAATGACCGTGTGGCCGCCTGGAACGAGCAGACCCAACGCGAGCTGGGTTCGCTGCCGCCAAAACCCGTTGCAGACGATCAGATAGCGAGCTAA
- the trkA gene encoding Trk system potassium transporter TrkA has translation MKIIILGAGQVGGTLAEHLAGEANDITVVDTNGDLLRALGDRLDIRTVQGHASFPSTLRQAGADDADMLVAVTNSDETNMVACQVAYTFFKTPTKIARVRQAAYLTRPELFDNDHIPVDVLISPEQLVTNYIKRLIEIPGALQVIDFAEGKAQLVAVKAYYGGPLVGQQLRQIRQHMPKVQTRVAAIFRRDRPILPRGDTVIEADDEVFFIAAKQDIRAVMGELRRLDETNKRVVIAGGGQIGERLAEAIESRYQVKIIEMNPARCRHLSDTLDSTVVLQGSASDRDLMLEENIAEADIFLALTNDDEANIMSSLLAKRLGARKVMTLINNPAYVDLVQGGDIDIAISPQLATIGTLLAHVRRGDIVSVHSLRRGAAEAIEAIAHGDTHSSKVVGKTIEQISLPPGTTIGAIIRDEEVLIAQGETVINAGDHVILFVVDKKYIRDVEKLFHVGLSFF, from the coding sequence ATGAAGATCATCATCCTGGGCGCCGGGCAGGTCGGCGGCACACTGGCCGAACACCTGGCCGGCGAGGCCAACGACATCACCGTGGTCGATACCAACGGTGACCTGCTGCGCGCCCTGGGTGATCGCCTGGACATCCGTACCGTGCAGGGCCACGCGTCGTTCCCCAGCACGCTGCGCCAGGCCGGGGCCGACGACGCCGACATGTTGGTGGCGGTGACCAACAGCGACGAAACCAACATGGTCGCCTGCCAGGTCGCCTACACCTTCTTCAAAACCCCGACCAAGATCGCCCGGGTCCGCCAGGCCGCGTACCTGACCCGCCCCGAGCTGTTCGACAACGATCATATTCCGGTCGACGTGTTGATCAGCCCGGAACAGCTGGTGACCAACTACATCAAGCGTCTGATCGAGATACCCGGCGCTTTGCAGGTGATCGACTTCGCCGAAGGTAAAGCACAGTTGGTAGCGGTGAAGGCCTACTACGGCGGCCCTCTGGTCGGTCAACAACTACGGCAGATTCGCCAACACATGCCGAAAGTTCAGACGCGTGTTGCGGCTATTTTCCGACGCGACCGGCCGATACTGCCCCGTGGCGATACCGTTATCGAAGCCGACGACGAAGTGTTCTTCATCGCTGCCAAGCAAGACATCCGCGCGGTAATGGGCGAACTACGCCGTCTGGATGAAACCAACAAGCGGGTGGTGATCGCCGGGGGCGGGCAGATCGGCGAGCGCTTGGCCGAGGCCATCGAAAGCCGCTACCAGGTCAAGATTATCGAGATGAACCCGGCGCGCTGCCGGCACCTGTCCGACACTCTGGACAGTACCGTGGTGCTGCAAGGCAGTGCCTCGGACCGCGACCTGATGCTGGAAGAAAACATCGCCGAAGCCGACATTTTCCTGGCCCTGACCAACGATGACGAGGCCAACATCATGTCGTCGTTGCTGGCCAAGCGCCTGGGCGCGCGCAAGGTGATGACCCTGATCAACAACCCGGCCTACGTCGACCTGGTGCAGGGCGGTGACATCGACATCGCCATCAGCCCGCAATTGGCGACCATCGGCACCTTGCTGGCCCATGTGCGCCGTGGTGACATCGTCAGCGTGCACTCCTTGCGCAGGGGCGCGGCGGAAGCCATCGAGGCCATCGCCCACGGTGATACGCACTCCAGTAAGGTGGTGGGCAAAACCATCGAGCAGATCAGCCTGCCACCGGGCACCACCATCGGCGCGATCATCCGCGACGAAGAGGTGCTCATTGCCCAAGGCGAAACCGTGATCAACGCGGGCGACCACGTGATCCTGTTCGTTGTGGATAAAAAATACATTCGCGACGTGGAGAAGCTGTTCCACGTGGGCCTGAGTTTTTTCTGA
- the glyQ gene encoding glycine--tRNA ligase subunit alpha: MSQPTPAVRTFQDLILALQQYWAEQGCVVLQPYDMEVGAGTFHTATFLRAIGPETWNAAYVQPSRRPADGRYGENPNRLQHYYQFQVILKPNPENFQELYLGSLKHIGLDPLVHDIRFVEDNWESPTLGAWGLGWEIWLNGMEVTQFTYFQQVGGIECYPVTGEITYGLERLAMYLQGVDSVYDLVWTDGPFGKVTYGDVFHQNEVEQSTYNFEHANVEKLFELFDFYESEANRLIELELPLPTYEMVLKASHTFNLLDARRAISVTARQQYILRVRTLARAVAQSYLQARAKLGFPMASPDLRDEVLAKLEAAQ, translated from the coding sequence GTGAGCCAGCCTACGCCAGCCGTGCGTACCTTCCAAGACTTGATCCTCGCCCTCCAGCAATACTGGGCAGAGCAAGGTTGCGTGGTACTTCAGCCCTACGATATGGAAGTAGGCGCCGGCACTTTCCACACCGCCACTTTCCTGCGGGCCATCGGCCCGGAAACCTGGAACGCCGCTTATGTGCAGCCCAGCCGTCGCCCGGCTGACGGCCGCTACGGCGAAAACCCGAACCGCCTGCAGCACTACTATCAGTTCCAGGTGATCTTGAAGCCAAACCCCGAGAACTTCCAGGAACTGTACCTGGGCTCGCTCAAGCACATCGGCCTCGACCCGCTGGTGCACGACATCCGTTTCGTCGAAGACAACTGGGAGTCGCCAACCCTGGGCGCCTGGGGCCTGGGCTGGGAAATCTGGCTCAACGGCATGGAAGTCACCCAATTCACCTACTTCCAGCAAGTGGGCGGTATCGAGTGCTACCCGGTAACCGGTGAAATCACTTACGGCCTGGAACGCCTGGCCATGTACCTGCAGGGTGTGGACTCGGTGTATGACCTGGTCTGGACCGACGGCCCGTTCGGCAAGGTCACTTACGGCGACGTGTTCCACCAGAACGAAGTGGAGCAATCCACCTACAACTTCGAGCACGCCAACGTCGAGAAGCTGTTCGAATTGTTCGATTTTTATGAAAGCGAAGCCAACCGCCTGATCGAACTGGAACTGCCGCTGCCAACCTACGAAATGGTGTTGAAGGCCTCCCATACCTTCAACCTGCTCGATGCCCGCCGCGCCATCTCCGTCACCGCCCGCCAGCAGTACATCCTGCGCGTGCGTACCCTGGCCCGTGCCGTGGCGCAAAGCTACCTGCAAGCCCGCGCCAAGCTGGGCTTCCCGATGGCGTCCCCGGATTTGCGTGATGAAGTGTTGGCTAAGCTGGAGGCTGCACAATGA
- the def gene encoding peptide deformylase yields the protein MAILNILEFPDPRLRTIAKPVAVVDDEVRQLVDDMFETMYEAPGIGLAATQVNVHKRIVVMDLSEDRSEPRVFINPEFESLTEEMGQYQEGCLSVPGFYENVDRPQAVKIKALDRDGKPYELIAEGLLAVCIQHECDHLNGKLFVDYLSTLKRDRIKKKLEKAHRQQA from the coding sequence ATGGCTATTTTAAACATCCTCGAATTCCCGGACCCACGTCTGCGCACCATCGCCAAGCCAGTGGCTGTGGTGGATGACGAAGTGCGTCAGCTGGTCGATGACATGTTTGAAACCATGTACGAAGCACCTGGCATCGGCTTGGCCGCCACCCAGGTCAACGTGCACAAACGCATCGTGGTCATGGACCTGAGCGAAGATCGCAGCGAACCACGGGTGTTCATCAACCCCGAGTTCGAATCGCTGACCGAAGAAATGGGCCAATACCAGGAAGGCTGCCTGTCGGTGCCCGGTTTCTACGAAAACGTCGATCGCCCGCAGGCCGTCAAGATCAAGGCCCTGGACCGCGACGGCAAACCGTATGAGCTGATCGCCGAAGGCCTGCTCGCCGTGTGCATCCAGCATGAGTGCGACCACCTCAACGGCAAGCTTTTCGTCGATTACCTGTCTACGCTCAAGCGTGACCGGATCAAGAAGAAGCTGGAAAAAGCGCACCGCCAGCAAGCGTGA
- the glyS gene encoding glycine--tRNA ligase subunit beta, with protein MSAQDFLVELGTEELPPKALNTLGDAFLGGIEKGLQAAGLNFTAKKVYAAPRRLAVLISGLDTQQPDRSVNLDGPPRQAAFDAEGNPTQAALGFAKKCGVELSEIDQSGPKLRYSQRIVGKPTASLLPTIVEDSLNDLPIPKRMRWGARKVEFVRPTQWLVMLLGDEVIDCTILAQRSGRESRGHRFHHPENVRISAPANYAEDLRKAYVLADAGERRELISKRTAELALQQEGSAIVPPALLDEVTALVEWPVPLVCSFEERFLEVPQEALITTMQDNQKYFCLLDAEGKLLPRFITVANVESRDPKQIIEGNEKVVRPRLTDAEFFFKQDKKQPLESFNERLKNVVFQAQLGSVYDKAVRVSKLAAYIAPLIGGDAQRAARAGLLSKCDLSTEMVGEFPEMQGVAGYYYALNDGEPEDVALALNEQYMPRGAGAELPSTLTGAAVAIADKLDTLVGIFGIGMLPTGSKDPYALRRAALGVLRILIEKQLDLDLSKAVTFTVGAFGATVKSAGLAEQVLEFIFDRLRARYEDEGTDVATYLSVRALKPGSALDFDQRVQAVQAFRKLPEAAALAAVNKRVSNLLSKAEGSIASTVEPKYFDNANEFSLYSAIQQADQAVGPMAAARQYSESLARLAALREPVDAFFEAVMVNAEDANVRANRYALLARLRGLFLGVADISLLG; from the coding sequence ATGAGTGCTCAAGATTTCCTGGTTGAATTGGGCACCGAAGAACTGCCGCCAAAAGCCCTGAACACCTTGGGTGATGCATTCCTGGGTGGTATCGAGAAAGGCCTGCAAGCCGCTGGCCTGAACTTCACCGCCAAAAAAGTCTACGCCGCGCCACGCCGTCTGGCCGTGCTGATCAGCGGCTTGGACACCCAGCAACCTGATCGCAGCGTGAACCTGGACGGCCCGCCGCGCCAGGCCGCCTTCGACGCCGAAGGCAATCCGACCCAGGCAGCCCTGGGTTTTGCCAAGAAGTGCGGTGTCGAGCTGAGCGAAATCGACCAAAGCGGTCCAAAACTGCGTTACAGCCAGCGCATCGTCGGCAAGCCGACTGCCTCGTTGCTGCCCACCATCGTCGAAGACTCGCTGAACGACCTGCCGATTCCCAAGCGCATGCGCTGGGGTGCCCGCAAGGTCGAGTTCGTGCGCCCGACCCAATGGCTGGTGATGCTGCTGGGTGACGAGGTGATCGACTGCACCATCCTGGCCCAGCGCTCCGGCCGTGAATCCCGTGGCCACCGCTTCCATCACCCGGAAAACGTACGCATCAGCGCACCGGCCAACTACGCCGAAGACCTGCGCAAGGCCTACGTGCTGGCCGATGCCGGCGAGCGTCGCGAACTGATCAGCAAGCGCACCGCGGAACTGGCCCTGCAGCAAGAAGGCAGCGCCATCGTGCCGCCAGCCCTGCTGGATGAAGTGACTGCCCTGGTCGAATGGCCAGTCCCGTTGGTGTGCTCGTTCGAAGAACGTTTCCTGGAAGTACCTCAGGAAGCGCTGATCACCACCATGCAGGACAATCAGAAGTATTTCTGCCTGCTGGACGCCGAAGGCAAGCTGCTGCCGCGCTTCATCACCGTGGCCAACGTTGAAAGCCGCGACCCCAAGCAGATCATCGAGGGTAACGAGAAAGTCGTTCGCCCACGCCTGACCGACGCCGAGTTCTTCTTCAAGCAAGACAAGAAGCAGCCGCTGGAAAGCTTCAACGAACGCCTGAAAAACGTGGTGTTCCAGGCCCAACTGGGCAGCGTCTACGACAAGGCCGTGCGTGTTTCCAAGCTGGCCGCGTACATCGCTCCGCTGATCGGCGGCGATGCCCAGCGCGCAGCTCGCGCCGGCCTGCTGTCCAAGTGCGACCTGTCCACCGAAATGGTCGGCGAGTTCCCGGAAATGCAAGGCGTTGCCGGTTACTACTACGCGCTGAACGATGGCGAGCCTGAAGACGTCGCTCTGGCGCTGAACGAGCAGTACATGCCGCGTGGCGCTGGCGCCGAGCTGCCAAGCACCCTGACCGGTGCCGCCGTGGCCATTGCCGACAAGCTGGACACCCTGGTGGGTATCTTCGGCATCGGCATGTTGCCCACCGGTAGCAAAGACCCGTACGCGCTGCGCCGTGCGGCCCTGGGCGTACTGCGTATCCTGATCGAGAAGCAGCTGGACCTGGACCTGAGCAAAGCCGTGACCTTCACCGTCGGCGCCTTCGGTGCCACGGTCAAGTCCGCAGGCCTTGCCGAGCAGGTATTGGAATTCATCTTCGACCGCCTGCGTGCGCGTTATGAAGACGAAGGCACCGACGTTGCCACCTACCTGTCGGTACGTGCGCTGAAGCCGGGTTCGGCACTGGACTTCGACCAACGCGTGCAGGCCGTCCAAGCCTTCCGCAAACTGCCCGAAGCCGCTGCCCTGGCCGCCGTGAACAAGCGCGTGTCCAACCTGCTGAGCAAGGCCGAAGGCTCGATCGCCAGCACGGTCGAACCCAAGTACTTTGACAACGCCAACGAGTTCTCGCTGTACTCGGCCATCCAGCAAGCCGACCAGGCCGTAGGGCCCATGGCTGCCGCACGCCAGTACAGCGAATCGCTGGCACGCCTGGCCGCGTTGCGCGAGCCGGTGGATGCGTTCTTCGAGGCAGTCATGGTCAATGCCGAGGACGCCAACGTACGCGCCAACCGTTATGCCCTGTTGGCTCGCCTACGCGGGCTGTTCCTGGGCGTTGCCGACATCTCGCTGCTGGGGTAA
- the fmt gene encoding methionyl-tRNA formyltransferase produces MRIVFAGTPEFAAEHLKALLDSPYEVIAVYTQPDRPAGRGQKLMPSPVKQLALEHGIAVLQPPTLRDPLAQAELAALKPDLMVVVAYGLILPQVVLDIPRLGCINSHASLLPRWRGAAPIQRAVQAGDAESGVTVMRMEAGLDTGPMLLKVSTPITAQDTGGSLHDRLAELGPPAVIQAIAGLDAGALPGEVQDDGLATYAHKLNKDEARIDWARPAVELERLVRAFFPWPICHSTLNGEALKVLAASVAEQPGAPGEILAASKEGLVVGCGEGSLRLTRLQLPGGKPLSFSDLFNSRREKFAVGTVLGQ; encoded by the coding sequence ATGCGCATCGTCTTCGCGGGCACTCCCGAGTTTGCCGCCGAACACCTCAAAGCCCTGCTCGACAGCCCGTACGAAGTGATTGCGGTGTACACCCAGCCCGATCGCCCGGCTGGCCGCGGGCAGAAACTGATGCCAAGCCCGGTCAAGCAGTTGGCCCTGGAGCACGGCATAGCAGTGCTGCAACCGCCCACCCTGCGCGACCCGCTGGCCCAGGCCGAACTCGCAGCGCTCAAGCCAGACCTGATGGTGGTGGTCGCCTACGGCCTGATCCTGCCACAAGTTGTGCTGGATATTCCGCGCCTTGGCTGCATCAACAGCCATGCCTCACTGCTGCCACGCTGGCGTGGTGCAGCGCCGATCCAGCGCGCCGTGCAAGCGGGCGATGCCGAGAGCGGCGTGACCGTGATGCGCATGGAGGCAGGCCTGGACACCGGGCCGATGCTGCTCAAGGTCAGTACCCCCATCACGGCCCAAGACACCGGTGGCAGCCTGCATGATCGCCTGGCCGAGCTAGGCCCGCCTGCGGTCATCCAGGCCATCGCCGGCCTGGACGCCGGCGCACTGCCGGGTGAGGTGCAGGACGATGGCCTGGCCACGTATGCGCACAAACTGAACAAAGACGAAGCTCGCATCGATTGGGCGCGCCCGGCTGTCGAGCTGGAGCGCCTGGTACGGGCCTTTTTCCCCTGGCCCATCTGCCATAGCACGTTGAACGGCGAAGCACTGAAAGTGCTGGCGGCCAGTGTTGCCGAGCAACCGGGCGCTCCCGGCGAAATCCTTGCCGCTAGCAAGGAAGGCCTGGTAGTGGGCTGTGGTGAAGGTTCGCTGCGCCTGACCCGCCTGCAACTGCCCGGTGGCAAACCGCTGAGCTTCAGCGACCTGTTCAACAGCCGCCGCGAGAAGTTCGCCGTCGGCACGGTGCTCGGCCAATGA
- a CDS encoding lysophospholipid acyltransferase, whose amino-acid sequence MDKFKGALMVGALRLFAKLPWRAVQGVGAAIGWLTWKLPNRSREVVRINIAKCFPELDPIARERLVGQSMMDIGRSLTESACAWIWPAERSLKLVREVQGLEVLEQALATGKGVVGITSHLGNWEVLNHFYCNQCKPIIFYRPPKLKAVDDLLRKQRVQLGNRVAASTKEGILSIIKEVRKGGQVGIPADPEPAESAGLFVPFLGTTALTSKFVPNMLAGGKAVGVFLHALRLPDGSGFRVILEAAPEDMYSTDTHTSVAAMSAVIAKYVRAYPSQYMWSMKRFKKRPEGEERWY is encoded by the coding sequence GTGGATAAGTTCAAGGGCGCCCTGATGGTCGGGGCGTTGCGGTTGTTTGCCAAGCTGCCTTGGCGTGCCGTTCAAGGCGTGGGCGCGGCCATCGGCTGGTTGACCTGGAAGCTGCCCAATCGCTCGCGCGAAGTGGTACGCATCAATATCGCCAAGTGCTTCCCGGAACTGGACCCCATCGCGCGTGAGCGCCTGGTGGGGCAGAGCATGATGGACATCGGCCGCAGCCTGACCGAAAGCGCCTGTGCCTGGATATGGCCAGCGGAACGTTCGCTCAAGCTGGTGCGCGAGGTACAGGGGCTGGAAGTACTGGAGCAGGCCCTGGCCACCGGCAAGGGCGTGGTGGGTATTACCAGCCACCTGGGCAACTGGGAAGTGCTGAACCACTTCTATTGCAACCAGTGCAAGCCGATCATCTTCTATCGCCCGCCCAAGTTGAAAGCGGTGGATGACCTGTTGCGCAAACAACGCGTGCAACTGGGCAACCGCGTGGCGGCGTCGACCAAGGAAGGCATCCTCAGCATCATCAAGGAAGTACGCAAGGGCGGCCAGGTCGGTATTCCCGCAGACCCGGAGCCAGCCGAATCGGCCGGTTTGTTCGTGCCGTTCCTCGGCACCACGGCCCTGACCAGCAAATTCGTACCCAACATGCTCGCCGGTGGCAAGGCTGTGGGCGTGTTCCTGCATGCCCTGCGCTTGCCGGACGGTTCGGGTTTCCGGGTGATACTGGAAGCGGCGCCTGAAGACATGTACAGCACCGATACGCACACTTCGGTGGCGGCCATGAGCGCGGTGATTGCCAAGTACGTGCGGGCTTACCCGAGCCAGTACATGTGGAGCATGAAGCGCTTCAAGAAGCGGCCGGAGGGCGAAGAGCGCTGGTATTGA
- a CDS encoding LysM peptidoglycan-binding domain-containing protein, with amino-acid sequence MRKSLLALLLLASAGLAQAQVQLKDGYPQRYTVVRGDTLWDISGKFLREPWEWPQIWHANPQIANPDLIYPGDSLVLTFVDGQPQLMLERGASRGTIKLSPHIRSTPMAEAIPSIPLESINSFLLSNRILESSEEFQQAPYIVAGQGERVVSGMGDRIYVRGKLDPRHNAYGVFRQGKVYTDPQTHEFLGINADNIGGGEIVATEGDVATLTLQRSNEEVRLGDRLFSNEERPVNSTFLPSAPQATVSGVILDVPRGVTQIGKYDVVTLDKGKRDGLNEGNVLAVYKTGETVRDRVTGDLVKIPDERAGLLMVFRTYEKLSYGLVLNANRSLAVMDKVKNP; translated from the coding sequence ATGAGGAAATCACTACTCGCCCTGTTGCTCCTGGCATCTGCCGGGTTGGCGCAAGCACAGGTGCAGCTCAAGGACGGTTATCCACAGCGCTACACCGTGGTTCGCGGCGACACACTTTGGGACATTTCCGGGAAATTTCTGCGTGAGCCGTGGGAATGGCCGCAAATTTGGCACGCCAACCCGCAAATCGCCAATCCCGACCTGATCTACCCCGGCGACTCGCTGGTGCTGACGTTCGTCGATGGCCAGCCGCAGTTGATGCTTGAACGGGGCGCTTCGCGTGGCACCATCAAGCTGTCGCCGCATATCCGCAGCACACCCATGGCAGAGGCCATCCCCAGTATCCCGTTGGAGTCGATCAACAGTTTTCTGTTGAGCAACCGCATCCTGGAGTCCTCGGAAGAGTTCCAACAGGCACCCTACATCGTGGCCGGCCAAGGTGAGCGGGTCGTCAGTGGCATGGGTGACCGCATCTACGTGCGTGGCAAGCTGGACCCGCGGCACAACGCCTATGGCGTGTTCCGCCAGGGCAAGGTCTACACCGACCCGCAAACCCATGAGTTCCTGGGCATCAACGCCGATAACATCGGTGGTGGTGAGATCGTCGCCACCGAGGGCGACGTGGCCACGCTGACCCTGCAACGCTCCAACGAAGAAGTGCGGCTGGGCGACCGGCTGTTCTCCAATGAAGAACGCCCGGTAAATTCGACCTTTTTGCCGAGTGCACCCCAGGCGACTGTCAGTGGCGTCATCCTTGATGTGCCACGAGGTGTTACACAGATCGGCAAGTACGATGTGGTCACTTTGGACAAGGGCAAACGCGACGGGCTCAACGAGGGCAACGTGTTGGCGGTGTACAAGACCGGCGAGACGGTGCGTGATCGGGTGACCGGTGACCTGGTGAAAATCCCCGACGAACGCGCCGGGTTGTTGATGGTGTTCCGCACTTACGAAAAGCTGAGCTATGGTTTAGTGCTCAACGCCAATCGCTCCCTGGCGGTGATGGATAAAGTGAAAAATCCCTGA
- the gmhB gene encoding D-glycero-beta-D-manno-heptose 1,7-bisphosphate 7-phosphatase, which translates to MKLLILDRDGVINQDSDAYIKSVQEWVPIPRSIDAIAQLSKAGWTVAVATNQSGIARGYYDLATLDAMHARLRALVAEQGGEVGLIVYCPHGPDEGCDCRKPKPGMLKTIAAHYQADLAGVWFVGDSMGDLEAARAVDSQPVLVKTGKGERTLGKVLPEGTLIFEDLAAVARALIHP; encoded by the coding sequence TTGAAGCTGCTGATACTCGACCGTGACGGGGTGATCAACCAGGACTCCGATGCCTACATCAAATCGGTGCAGGAATGGGTTCCGATCCCCCGATCGATCGACGCCATTGCGCAGTTGAGCAAAGCCGGCTGGACGGTTGCCGTGGCAACCAACCAGTCTGGCATTGCTCGCGGTTACTACGACCTGGCGACCCTGGACGCCATGCACGCGCGCTTGCGCGCACTGGTGGCGGAGCAGGGTGGCGAAGTCGGGTTGATCGTCTACTGTCCCCATGGCCCGGACGAGGGCTGTGATTGCCGCAAGCCCAAGCCCGGAATGCTCAAGACGATTGCCGCCCACTACCAGGCCGACCTGGCCGGCGTTTGGTTTGTCGGCGACAGTATGGGTGACCTGGAGGCCGCGCGAGCCGTCGACTCTCAGCCAGTTTTGGTAAAAACCGGAAAAGGCGAAAGGACCCTGGGTAAAGTTTTACCCGAGGGCACCCTGATTTTCGAGGATCTGGCCGCTGTCGCCAGAGCACTTATCCACCCTTAG
- a CDS encoding DNA-3-methyladenine glycosylase I — protein MPRCFWCTEDPLYQQYHDQEWGVPLRDPGSMFELLLLEGCQAGLSWITVLKKRQRYREVMFGFDPVRLSKMTDEEVEQRMLEPGIIRNRLKIQAARKNAIAWLKLDDPVAYLWSFVGGKPQVNHHPDRSSMPTQTAEAEAMSKALKKAGFTFVGPTICYAFMQASGMVMDHTTDCDRYAALSR, from the coding sequence ATGCCTCGTTGCTTTTGGTGCACAGAAGACCCGCTTTACCAGCAATATCACGACCAGGAATGGGGTGTTCCGCTGCGCGATCCCGGCAGTATGTTTGAGTTGTTGCTGCTGGAAGGCTGCCAGGCCGGGCTGTCGTGGATCACCGTGCTTAAAAAGCGCCAGCGTTACCGCGAAGTGATGTTCGGCTTTGATCCCGTCAGGTTATCGAAGATGACCGATGAAGAGGTCGAGCAACGCATGCTGGAGCCTGGCATCATTCGCAACCGCCTGAAAATCCAGGCTGCGCGGAAAAACGCCATTGCCTGGCTCAAGCTCGACGACCCGGTGGCCTACCTCTGGTCTTTCGTGGGTGGCAAGCCGCAGGTCAATCACCACCCGGACCGCAGCAGCATGCCCACGCAAACCGCTGAAGCCGAAGCGATGAGCAAAGCGCTTAAAAAAGCCGGCTTCACCTTTGTCGGCCCCACCATCTGCTACGCCTTCATGCAGGCCTCTGGGATGGTCATGGACCACACCACCGATTGCGATCGTTACGCCGCATTGAGCCGCTGA